Below is a genomic region from Vicinamibacterales bacterium.
TGAGAATACCCAGAGGGCGTGACAGACTAGGTCATTCTTGTTTTCGAACCGCTGGTAATACAATTGTGCAGAGCTTCAGACTCTGACCACCGACCTGTTCCTGGAGCTTCCCGACACGAGGCCACTCACCATGCTCAACCAGCTCACGAAATACATCGTCTACACCGCCATCGTGACGCTCTGCGGTGGAATTCACCTTGCCGCACAGACTGCGCCCGGACCGGAGCTCACCCTGGAGCGGGTCTTCAGTTCTGACGAGCTCATCCCTGAGACCTTCGGCCCGGCACGCTGGCTCGCTGACGGTTCGAGTTACACCACGGTGGAGCCATCAGCAGCATCGGCAGTTGGCCAGGACATCGTGCGGTATGACGCGGCCACCGGGAGCCGGCAGGTCCTGGTCTCATCAGCCAGGCTGATTCCTGAGGGTCACACCACGGCGCTTGAAATCGATGACTACCGCTGGTCACCCGACGGCCGTTTCTTGCTCCTCTTCACAAACAGTCGACGCGTGTGGCGACAGAACACCCGGGGGGATTACTGGGTCATCGACCGTGAGACCTGGGCAATGCACCAGCTCGGCGGCGACGCCCGACCTTCCACACTCATGTTTGCCAAGTTTGCGCCCACCGGGAGACGGGTCGCGTATGTTCGCGAGCACAATCTTTACGTCGAAGCGTTTCCGGAAGGTCAGGTTCAGCAACTGACCAGTGACGGGTCGGACACCCTCATCAACGGCACCTTTGACTGGGTCTACGAGGAGGAACTCGGTTTACGCGACGGATACCGATGGAGTCCCGACGGACGGTTCATCGCCTACTGGCAACTCGACAGCAGCGAGGTGCGCAACTTTACCCTGATCAACAACACCGATTCGCTCTATCCGCAATTGGTCACGATTCCGTATCCGAAAGCCGGTGAGAGAAATTCCTCCGGTCGCATCGGCGTGGTCAGCGCCGAGGGTGGCGAGACGCAATGGATGGAGGTGCCTGGTGACCCGAGTAATCACTACATCGCACGGATGGACTGGGCTTACAGCTCTGAAACCATCGTGCTCCAGCAGTTGAATCGACTGCAGAACACGAATCGGGTAATGCTGGCTGATGCGGAAACAGGAGAGGTGAATACCCTGCTGACAGAGCTGGACGAGGCCTGGCTCGACGTCGGCAACGACCTCCGCTGGCTGAACACGGGAGCGGAATTCACCTGGGTCAGTGAGCGTGACGGCTGGCGCCATGTGTATCGTGTCTCGAGGGACGATGGAGACCCCATCCTCATCACCCCGGGAGACTTCGACGTCATCAGTGTCGAGGCCGTGGATGAGCCTGGTAACTGGCTTTACTTCATCGCCTCGCCAAGCAATCCCACGCAACGATATCTGTATCGGACCGCACTTGATGGACAGACCGAGCCGGAACGGCTCACACCTGCGAACGCTGCAGGAACGCACCGATACGACATCGCCCCTGGCGCCAGCTGGGCTTTTCACACCCACTCATCTTTTGGGACGCCTCCCGTCGTCAACGTGGTGAGGCTGCCCTCCCACGAGATAGTACGCACACCGGTGACCAACGCAGCGCTCCGCGCGAGCCTGTCGACACTTGAACGCGGCACTGTGGAGTTCTTCCGCGTTGATATCGGCCAAGAGGTTGAACTGGACGGCTGGCGGATGATGCCTCCGGATTTTGACCCGACGAAGCGGTATCCAATTCTCTTTCATGTTTATGGCGAACCCGCCGGGCAAACCGTGTTAGACCGCTGGGGTGGAGACCGCTATCTCTGGCATCTCCTCTTGACGCAACGTGGGTATCTGGTGGTGAGCGTTGACAACCGGGGCACCCCGGCACCACGGGGTCGGGCCTGGCGAAAAAGCATTTACCGGCAGATCGGCATTCTGGCGAGCGCTGACCAGGCCGCGGCAGCCCGCGCAATTCTCGAGTGGCCTTAC
It encodes:
- a CDS encoding S9 family peptidase, which gives rise to MLNQLTKYIVYTAIVTLCGGIHLAAQTAPGPELTLERVFSSDELIPETFGPARWLADGSSYTTVEPSAASAVGQDIVRYDAATGSRQVLVSSARLIPEGHTTALEIDDYRWSPDGRFLLLFTNSRRVWRQNTRGDYWVIDRETWAMHQLGGDARPSTLMFAKFAPTGRRVAYVREHNLYVEAFPEGQVQQLTSDGSDTLINGTFDWVYEEELGLRDGYRWSPDGRFIAYWQLDSSEVRNFTLINNTDSLYPQLVTIPYPKAGERNSSGRIGVVSAEGGETQWMEVPGDPSNHYIARMDWAYSSETIVLQQLNRLQNTNRVMLADAETGEVNTLLTELDEAWLDVGNDLRWLNTGAEFTWVSERDGWRHVYRVSRDDGDPILITPGDFDVISVEAVDEPGNWLYFIASPSNPTQRYLYRTALDGQTEPERLTPANAAGTHRYDIAPGASWAFHTHSSFGTPPVVNVVRLPSHEIVRTPVTNAALRASLSTLERGTVEFFRVDIGQEVELDGWRMMPPDFDPTKRYPILFHVYGEPAGQTVLDRWGGDRYLWHLLLTQRGYLVVSVDNRGTPAPRGRAWRKSIYRQIGILASADQAAAARAILEWPYVDPARVGIWGWSGGGSMTLNMMFRHPDIYQTGISVAPVTNQRFYDTIYQERYMGLPSDNEAGFTHGSPITHVDGLEGNLLLVHGTGDDNVHYQSSEALVNALIEKNKVFTMMAYPNRTHSIREGENTSRHLFELLTRYLEQHLPRGPSLQ